Part of the Halalkalibacter krulwichiae genome is shown below.
ACCGTTGCCGTTGGCTCATGCTCTTCGAAAAAAAGCGAAAGTTGCTGAGGCTTTACGTCTTCTGTCACACTTGATGAGATCGTGACAGCCGTCGGCGTACTCTGTTCAAATTCTGTTAATAACTCCTCTGCTCTTTTCGTTACCTCTGTTGGGAGCTCAGCAAGTTCAGCAACATAAATACCGTAACTTCTGTCGGCTTGTCCATCAACAACTTTATGCAAAAAAACAACACTGCCATTTTCTTCGACTGCAGAAACATGAACATTCTTTAAATCTACTAGGGTTTCATCTAGTTGAGTTAGTTCATGATAATGGGTTGAAAATAAGGTCTTTGCACGTACAGTATCATGAATATATTCGATAATCGCTTGAGCCAATGCCATCCCGTCATAGGTTGATGTTCCGCGCCCAATTTCATCAAGCAAAATTAAGCTTTTCTCAGTTGCTTTCGTTAGGGCATAACGCGTTTCAAGCATTTCAACCATAAATGTACTTTGTCCACTAGCTAGATCATCTGCGGCGCCGATTCTCGTAAACACTTGATCAAAGATTGGTAGTTTTGCAACTGTAGCAGGTACATAACAACCTATTTGAGCCATTACAGCTAATAAAGCAAGTTGACGCATATACGTACTTTTACCAGCCATATTTGGACCTGTTATCAACAACATCTCTCTACCAGTATGCATATGAACATCATTAGCAACATATTGTCCTTTCTCAATTACCGTTTCGACAACAGGATGTCGCCCATCAACAATCTCAATCTTTCGATCATCTGAAAATAGAGGTCTAACATAGTGTCTTTTCTCACTCACTGTTGCAAAACCAGCTAAAACGTCTATCTCACTTATCGCATGTGCTAATGTTTGAATATGTTCCAAATATTGTTTTGCTTCCTCTCGTACAATCACAAATAAATCATACTCGAGGCTCTCCATCTTTTCTTCAGCATTTAAAATTAACGCTTCTTTCTCTTTTAATTCAGGAGTTATGAAGCGTTCTGCATTCGATAACGTTTGTTTACGTTCGTAACGTCCTTCAGGTAGTAGGTGAAGATTCGCTCTTGTCACTTCAATATAGTAGCCAAAGACTTTATTAAAACCAACTTTTAGCGATTTAACTCCCGTTTCCAACTTTTCTCTTTGTTCCAATTCAGCAATCCATTTTTTCCCATTCAAACTTGCATCACGATAGGAATCAAGTTCTTCATGATAACCAGGACGAATCATTCCTCCATCCGTTACCGAAATAGGTGGGTCATCAACTAAACTTTGCTCTAATAAATCAATTAATTGTTCTATTTGATCCTCATTTTTAAACCAACGCTCGACATACTGTGGAGCGATTTTCTCTATAAAGGATTTTAATAGTGGTACTTTTTGTAATGAACGCTTTAATTGAACAAGCTCTCTTGCATTTACACTTCCATACGCAATTCTACCTGCTAACCGTTCTACATCATATACTTGTCTTAATTCATCTCTTAATTCTTCTCTTTCAAAATATGAATCAAGAAACGCAGTGACAAGCACTAAACGCTCTTCAATTGTTTTCTTATTAATTAACGGTCGTTCAATCCAATTCTTTACAAGCCTTCCACCCATAGCAGTAACTGTTTGATCGACAATCGAGAGTAACGAGCCTGCTTTTTTCTTATCTCTTAGTGATTCGGTCAACTCTAAGTTCCGCTTCGTATGAGTATCCATTTTCATAAACGAATCATTTTGATAGAACGTAACTTGCTGTAAGTGTCCTAATGAACGTTTCTGTGTTCGGATTAGATATTGTAGTAGTCTTGAAAAGCTTGTGATCAACTTCTCAGATTGTAAGTCAGCAACTAAATGTTCATACTCTTTAACAAGCTCTGATTCTTCCTCATAAGAAAGAGTGACAGAGCATTTTTTCTCAATTTGTTTTATAAGAGGCTCTTTTATAGAGGAAGAGACAACCAGTTCCTTCGCACCTGAACTCGCAATATCCTGAATCACTTCTTCAATATCATCGATAATAAGTGTTACAGCACATTCTCCTGTTGTTAAGTCAGTTCGTGCCAATCCATAACAATCGTCTTCAAATACCGTTAAAGCAACTAAGTAGTTGTTTTCTTTTTCTTTAATGATGTTTCCATTCATCATCGTTCCAGGGGTTAGCAATTTTACAACTTCTCGCTTCACTACACCCTTTGCGTGCTTCGGATCTTCAACTTGTTCACAAAGAGCAATTTTATAGCCTTTTTCGATTAACCTTGTCATATACTGCTCAGCGGAATGATAGGGAACTCCGCACATTGGAATACGGTCTTCACCTTGACCACGTCCAGTTAATGTAATTTCTAATTCTTGAGCTGCTTTTACAGCATCGTCAAAAAACATCTCATAAAAGTCGCCGAGGCGAAAAAATAAAAAGGCATCCTGATGTTGGGCCTTTATTTCTAAGTATTGTTTCATCATTGGGGTATTCTGTGCCATTGTGATCCTCCACCGTACATATTCAATCAACTCTTATTATATCATAGCTTGTTTAATGATCGCATTAGGGATAAACTCCCTCCTATCGTTTAAGCTTTTCTCCTTAAGCTCACTGCCCTTGATCCAGTAAACAAAAAATAAGCAAGCCTCGAGTGGCTTGCTCATTCGCCTATTTATCAAATTCACTGTGCAAGAAATTTGGATCAAGACGTTCGTACTCTTCATCACTGACATCGTCCGAGTAATCTGACGCAGGAAAATCCTCTAACAATCCATCTGGATTACAAGCTACTGCCACTTTTGTTTCGCCAATGCATTCAACAAGAAATTCACGTTCTACTTGCACATCCACATTTGCTCCATTTTCAGAGATTGTTGCCTCAAGTGTGTTAGGCTGTTGAATTGCTCTTGCAATGACATCCATTTCATCTGAAAGAATGTTTGTGTCTTGCATGGAGAGTGGAATAGCATCTGAATAAGTAACGGTTTGCGTAGCTACGTCTGTTTTCGTATTTTTATTATACGAGAACCAGCAGTTAATGTCATAACTTCCTTGCACTACAACCGTGTCACCCTTCTTTTCGGCGCTGTACTTATGATTAATAATCCAGCAGCCTAGAATGCTTGACGGTCTGTGTGAAGGGCTAATCGTATGTGTTGCTTCAGAAAACTTACGACCTTTTCCACATACCGCTTTTGTAATAATTTCACGATAATTAAAGTTTTGAGACATGAAACAAAACCCTCCTCTTTCTCATATCATATCGAGTTGTCGGTCGCTCGTGTCGGCTTCTCGTGCCTAATTCGCTCCGCCAAATGCTTCACTGTCATCATATGCAGGGCGAATAACCAATGTGCGAAAAAAAGATAGAAGATGATAGCAAAGCGTTATCTGTAACACAATATGATGCAAACTCTTAGTTTAGTACATGAATCATAAAACTTCTGATAAAAGCGTCTATTTTTTTATTCAAGATACACTTGGTACTCTTCAGTACAGCAACGACCAGTACCTTTATACATAGTATGTTTGTCTGTCATGAAAATTCCTTAATCTCAAATCTTTCTAATTATCAAAGTTACTAGATCAAAAAAAGATCTGTTGTAGGAGCTGAAAATCTTTCAGCAAACAACAGATCTTTTCTATGTTTAAACTTTTAACAACCACCATCAAAATATGGATTCTTTGTCGTAGTTCCTTTTAATACATCTCCGCCCATAGAAGTAATAATTTCTTCTGTAACCGTTTTGGAGATTGTATTGGATACCATTTGCAAGAGCTCGTTTACTTCAATTTGGCTTGACTTAAACTCTTGAACAAGTGGAATCGAATCAACTTCATCATGAAGAGCATTGATTTTCGCTTCTACTTCTTTTAAAGCCTCACTTTTCCCATAATGCTGAAGATTGACCGCTTCTTTTTGCAGTTTTTTAATTTGTGCAATCAACTCTTGAACTTTTAAATGCTCATTGATTTGCTTTTCCGCTCTTTTAAAGAAATCGACTTCTTCTGTATCAGCTAACATTTTCGCTAATTCTTTTGCTTTTAATCGAATGTCATCTCTTGTATAAGTTACTGTCATAATCCTTTTACCTCCGCCATCTCTACCATTTCTCCAGTTAGTGACCACGTTTTTGCTTCTGTCACTTTTACGTACACAATCTCACCAATTACCGATTTAGGTGCTTTGAAGTTAACAAGACGATTTGTTCTTGTACGTCCAGCTAACACCTCTGGGTTTTTCTTACTCTCTCCTTCAACTAATACCTCAACCGTTCGATCTTGATAGTCAAGATTCTTCTTTGCTGAAATTTCATTTACAAGAGCATTTAAGCGTGCTAAACGTTCACGCTTTACTTCCATAGGAACATTGTCTTTCATTTTTGCTGCAGGTGTACCTTCACGTGGAGAATAAATATACGTAAACGCACTATCAAACTCAATCTCTCGAACAAGTGATAGCATTTCTTCAAATTGCTCTTCTGTTTCATTTGGGAACCCAACAATTAAATCCGTTGTAAAGGAAGCATTTGGAATCGCCATTTTGATTTTATGAGCAAGCTCTAAATAGGACTCACGTGTATATTTTCTTGCCATTAATTTAAGAATGTCATTGTTTCCATGTTGAACTGGTAAATGAATATGTTCAACTAGATTTCCGCCCTTTGAAAGCACGGAAATGAGATGATCATCGAAGTCTCTTGGGTGACTCGTCGTGAAACGTACGCGTGGAATATCAATCTTGTGGATTTCATCCATAAGGTCTCCAAGACCGTAGTTAAGATCTGTTAAATCTTTTCCATAAGCATTTACATTTTGACCGAGTAGCGTAATTTCTTTATACCCTTGTCTTGCTAAATCACGAACCTCAGCAATAATATCCTCAGGACGACGGCTACGTTCTTTACCGCGTGTGTAAGGCACGATACAGTACGTACAGAACTTATCACATCCGTACATAATATTTACCCATGCCTGCGTTTTTCCTTGACGTGCACGCGGCATATTTTCTACGATATCGCCTTCTTTAGACCAAACTTCTACAACCATCTCTTTACCAAATAATGCATTGCGAAGAAGTTCAGGCAAGCGATGGATATTATGAGTTCCAAAAATCAAATCTATATGCTGATGTTTTTGCATAATGCGGTTTACTACATTTTCTTCTTGGGACATACAGCCACATACACCTATGATAAGTTCAGGACGTTCTAGTTTTAAAGGTTTAAGATGACCAATTTCACCAAATACTTTATTCTCCGCATTTTCACGGATCGCACAAGTATTCAATAAGATTACATCGGCATCATTTGTTTCTTCTGTTGCTTCAAATCCCATCTCAAGTAGCAACCCTGCCATATTTTCCGAGTCATGTGTGTTCATCTGGCAAC
Proteins encoded:
- the miaB gene encoding tRNA (N6-isopentenyl adenosine(37)-C2)-methylthiotransferase MiaB, which codes for MNEDQRLGRLGNTSDSQLENQKEEKSKKDYSKYFDFSNAKVISEEDNKKVIRIEGREIAIHEQPDYKQGKRRGKEEIQVLRPDSLIPEEMKGIGTGKKFLIRTYGCQMNTHDSENMAGLLLEMGFEATEETNDADVILLNTCAIRENAENKVFGEIGHLKPLKLERPELIIGVCGCMSQEENVVNRIMQKHQHIDLIFGTHNIHRLPELLRNALFGKEMVVEVWSKEGDIVENMPRARQGKTQAWVNIMYGCDKFCTYCIVPYTRGKERSRRPEDIIAEVRDLARQGYKEITLLGQNVNAYGKDLTDLNYGLGDLMDEIHKIDIPRVRFTTSHPRDFDDHLISVLSKGGNLVEHIHLPVQHGNNDILKLMARKYTRESYLELAHKIKMAIPNASFTTDLIVGFPNETEEQFEEMLSLVREIEFDSAFTYIYSPREGTPAAKMKDNVPMEVKRERLARLNALVNEISAKKNLDYQDRTVEVLVEGESKKNPEVLAGRTRTNRLVNFKAPKSVIGEIVYVKVTEAKTWSLTGEMVEMAEVKGL
- a CDS encoding outer spore coat protein CotE, which produces MSQNFNYREIITKAVCGKGRKFSEATHTISPSHRPSSILGCWIINHKYSAEKKGDTVVVQGSYDINCWFSYNKNTKTDVATQTVTYSDAIPLSMQDTNILSDEMDVIARAIQQPNTLEATISENGANVDVQVEREFLVECIGETKVAVACNPDGLLEDFPASDYSDDVSDEEYERLDPNFLHSEFDK
- the mutS gene encoding DNA mismatch repair protein MutS produces the protein MAQNTPMMKQYLEIKAQHQDAFLFFRLGDFYEMFFDDAVKAAQELEITLTGRGQGEDRIPMCGVPYHSAEQYMTRLIEKGYKIALCEQVEDPKHAKGVVKREVVKLLTPGTMMNGNIIKEKENNYLVALTVFEDDCYGLARTDLTTGECAVTLIIDDIEEVIQDIASSGAKELVVSSSIKEPLIKQIEKKCSVTLSYEEESELVKEYEHLVADLQSEKLITSFSRLLQYLIRTQKRSLGHLQQVTFYQNDSFMKMDTHTKRNLELTESLRDKKKAGSLLSIVDQTVTAMGGRLVKNWIERPLINKKTIEERLVLVTAFLDSYFEREELRDELRQVYDVERLAGRIAYGSVNARELVQLKRSLQKVPLLKSFIEKIAPQYVERWFKNEDQIEQLIDLLEQSLVDDPPISVTDGGMIRPGYHEELDSYRDASLNGKKWIAELEQREKLETGVKSLKVGFNKVFGYYIEVTRANLHLLPEGRYERKQTLSNAERFITPELKEKEALILNAEEKMESLEYDLFVIVREEAKQYLEHIQTLAHAISEIDVLAGFATVSEKRHYVRPLFSDDRKIEIVDGRHPVVETVIEKGQYVANDVHMHTGREMLLITGPNMAGKSTYMRQLALLAVMAQIGCYVPATVAKLPIFDQVFTRIGAADDLASGQSTFMVEMLETRYALTKATEKSLILLDEIGRGTSTYDGMALAQAIIEYIHDTVRAKTLFSTHYHELTQLDETLVDLKNVHVSAVEENGSVVFLHKVVDGQADRSYGIYVAELAELPTEVTKRAEELLTEFEQSTPTAVTISSSVTEDVKPQQLSLFFEEHEPTATVKESTVHTTIAKQEEKVIKKLIKKDVLNMTPIEALQFINELQRSLKE
- a CDS encoding RicAFT regulatory complex protein RicA family protein — protein: MTVTYTRDDIRLKAKELAKMLADTEEVDFFKRAEKQINEHLKVQELIAQIKKLQKEAVNLQHYGKSEALKEVEAKINALHDEVDSIPLVQEFKSSQIEVNELLQMVSNTISKTVTEEIITSMGGDVLKGTTTKNPYFDGGC